A single genomic interval of Litoreibacter ponti harbors:
- a CDS encoding lysophospholipid acyltransferase family protein, producing MALGSTAAGRRGAPDFIANLAIRGIIGLALAVPYRARVPMAGWIVSRIVAPVAGYSKRVRENLAYVLPDLPASEVERLVRAVPDNAGRTLIEIYSGRGFTDRFKHAPLTGDGVAALREAHKAGRPVVLVTGHFGNYDAPRAALIAAGFNVGALYREMNNGFFNPHYVAAISKIGEPVFPRGRKGLSGLIKFLRGGGMAGFLMDQYMGDGADLDFFGKPAPTALSAAELALKYDALVVPVYGVRQPNGLDFEVICEAPIPHTDPVQMTQALNDSLEALVRQHMEQWFWIHRRWKPERAAERQSTRAAAKMGPDAPS from the coding sequence ATGGCACTAGGCAGCACCGCGGCAGGGCGCAGAGGCGCGCCCGATTTCATCGCAAATCTGGCGATCCGTGGCATCATTGGACTGGCGCTGGCGGTGCCTTATCGCGCGCGCGTCCCGATGGCGGGCTGGATCGTCTCGCGCATCGTGGCTCCGGTTGCAGGCTATTCCAAACGCGTGCGCGAGAACCTTGCCTATGTCCTGCCGGACCTGCCTGCGTCGGAGGTCGAGCGCCTCGTGCGCGCCGTGCCGGACAATGCGGGCCGCACGTTGATCGAGATATATTCGGGCCGCGGCTTTACCGACCGTTTCAAGCATGCGCCGCTGACAGGTGATGGGGTTGCCGCGTTGCGCGAGGCCCACAAAGCAGGCCGTCCGGTGGTGTTAGTCACCGGCCATTTCGGCAATTACGACGCGCCGCGCGCGGCGCTGATCGCGGCAGGCTTCAACGTGGGCGCGCTTTACCGCGAAATGAACAACGGGTTCTTCAATCCGCACTATGTCGCGGCAATCTCGAAGATCGGCGAGCCGGTTTTTCCGCGTGGACGTAAAGGCTTATCCGGCCTCATCAAATTCCTGCGCGGCGGCGGCATGGCCGGGTTCCTGATGGATCAATACATGGGCGACGGGGCCGATCTGGACTTCTTCGGCAAGCCCGCCCCGACCGCGCTGTCCGCCGCAGAGCTCGCGCTGAAATATGACGCCCTCGTTGTTCCCGTCTACGGCGTGCGCCAGCCCAATGGTCTCGATTTCGAGGTGATCTGCGAAGCGCCGATCCCACACACCGATCCGGTGCAAATGACCCAAGCGCTCAATGACAGCCTAGAGGCGCTAGTGCGCCAGCATATGGAGCAGTGGTTCTGGATACACCGGCGCTGGAAGCCAGAGCGCGCGGCGGAGCGTCAGTCGACCCGCGCGGCGGCCAAAATGGGACCGGACGCGCCGTCCTGA
- a CDS encoding DMT family transporter — MAQTNIARGIALMVAATLMFTLMDVCAKALSTRVDTIQTLWARYTVQMVVVTLLVAPRLRSVVQTQRLGLQVLRGFMLLCTTGFFFFGFLKMSLIETTALMQISPVVIMIGAAIFLGERFGMRRAAAAGVAFLGAMIVLRPGTEAFTPYALLTLCGVACYSTYALLTRYAGHGEDVWTSLFYTGSVATVVLCAIVPFFWEPLELGDLPWMLGVGLLGTMGQLLLIRALSMAPASLLAPFTYVALVFSTIWGIVFFANYPDGPVYVGALVIVGAGLYVWHRETRVKAS, encoded by the coding sequence ATGGCCCAAACCAATATCGCTCGCGGCATCGCCTTGATGGTCGCGGCCACGCTCATGTTCACCTTGATGGATGTCTGCGCCAAGGCGCTGTCGACCCGCGTCGACACGATCCAGACGCTTTGGGCGCGCTACACGGTGCAGATGGTGGTGGTCACGCTTCTGGTCGCCCCGCGCCTGCGCAGTGTCGTTCAAACGCAGCGGCTGGGTCTGCAAGTGCTGCGCGGCTTCATGCTGCTCTGCACGACGGGCTTTTTCTTCTTTGGCTTTCTCAAGATGTCACTGATCGAGACGACCGCGCTGATGCAGATCAGCCCGGTGGTGATCATGATCGGGGCTGCGATTTTTCTGGGCGAGCGGTTCGGGATGCGCCGCGCGGCGGCGGCGGGCGTCGCCTTCCTGGGCGCGATGATCGTGCTGCGCCCCGGCACAGAGGCCTTCACGCCCTACGCGCTTCTGACCTTGTGCGGTGTCGCGTGCTATTCCACCTACGCGCTGCTGACCCGGTACGCGGGCCATGGCGAGGACGTGTGGACCTCGCTCTTTTATACCGGCAGCGTCGCCACCGTGGTTCTTTGCGCGATCGTCCCGTTCTTTTGGGAGCCGCTGGAGTTGGGTGATCTGCCATGGATGCTGGGCGTTGGGCTACTTGGCACCATGGGGCAGCTCTTGCTGATCCGCGCGCTTTCGATGGCGCCTGCATCGCTGCTGGCCCCGTTCACTTACGTGGCATTGGTGTTCTCGACCATCTGGGGGATCGTGTTCTTCGCCAACTACCCCGACGGGCCGGTCTATGTCGGCGCTCTTGTGATCGTGGGGGCCGGGCTCTATGTCTGGCACCGGGAAACACGCGTCAAAGCGAGCTAG
- the nthA gene encoding nitrile hydratase subunit alpha — MPHDHHDHDHLSPSGHPYRADNDGPLTYWQTMEVAIRELMVEKGELTAAQIQAQVDAMDARSPANGAAVVARAWTDPDFKARLLANGSDAAREMGFDIGPMHLVAVENTADVHNLIVCTLCSCYPRNLLGLPPDWYKTREYRSRAVREPRAVLREFGVDLPADKTLRVHDSTADMRYIVLPARPSGTDGLDEAALAALVTRDSMIGTGLPKAP, encoded by the coding sequence ATGCCCCATGACCATCACGACCATGATCACCTATCGCCCTCGGGCCACCCCTATCGCGCTGACAATGACGGGCCGCTGACCTATTGGCAGACCATGGAGGTCGCGATCCGCGAGCTGATGGTCGAGAAAGGCGAGCTGACGGCGGCACAGATTCAGGCGCAGGTCGATGCGATGGATGCACGTTCGCCCGCGAACGGGGCGGCTGTGGTGGCACGGGCCTGGACCGACCCGGATTTCAAGGCGCGGCTACTGGCAAACGGATCGGACGCGGCGCGCGAGATGGGGTTCGACATCGGACCGATGCATTTGGTGGCGGTGGAGAACACCGCGGACGTACACAACCTGATCGTGTGCACGCTGTGTTCGTGCTACCCGCGCAACCTGCTGGGGCTGCCGCCCGATTGGTATAAGACCCGCGAATACCGCTCCCGCGCGGTGCGCGAGCCGCGCGCTGTGCTGCGCGAGTTTGGCGTGGATTTGCCCGCAGACAAGACCCTTCGGGTCCATGACAGCACCGCAGATATGCGCTACATCGTGCTGCCTGCCCGGCCTTCCGGGACCGACGGCCTCGACGAGGCGGCGCTGGCCGCGCTCGTGACCCGCGACAGCATGATCGGCACCGGGTTGCCCAAAGCGCCGTAG
- a CDS encoding SH3-like domain-containing protein, translating to MSLTPGTRVKIKRMAPPGHIRTPHYLRGREGVIERVLGPFKNPEQLAYMVPAPERVLYRVRFEMGHIWPDAEAPQDTLDAEIYEHWIDQDAP from the coding sequence GTGAGTCTCACGCCCGGAACCCGTGTGAAGATCAAGCGCATGGCGCCGCCGGGCCATATCCGAACGCCGCATTACCTGCGTGGGCGCGAGGGCGTGATCGAGCGGGTTCTCGGCCCGTTCAAAAACCCCGAACAGCTGGCCTACATGGTGCCCGCGCCGGAGCGTGTCCTGTATCGCGTCCGTTTCGAGATGGGCCATATCTGGCCGGACGCTGAAGCCCCGCAAGACACGCTGGACGCCGAGATTTACGAGCATTGGATCGACCAAGATGCCCCATGA
- a CDS encoding SH3-like domain-containing protein produces the protein MMEHPERRWHDMGGDAAGPVPQDGHDFAIWEKRVDALVILGQGRGHFTVDGLRRALEDMGQDAFETMTYYERWVAALNQNLLEAGVYSVTELGAKMEEVKARGDTYGAAQS, from the coding sequence ATGATGGAGCATCCCGAGCGCCGTTGGCACGACATGGGCGGCGATGCTGCCGGACCGGTCCCCCAGGACGGCCACGATTTCGCGATCTGGGAAAAGCGCGTTGACGCGCTGGTGATCCTGGGTCAGGGCCGTGGGCATTTCACCGTGGACGGGCTGCGCCGCGCCTTGGAGGACATGGGCCAAGACGCCTTCGAGACCATGACTTACTACGAACGCTGGGTCGCCGCGCTGAACCAGAATCTGCTGGAGGCTGGCGTTTATTCGGTAACCGAGCTCGGCGCCAAGATGGAAGAGGTGAAGGCGCGCGGTGACACCTACGGGGCGGCGCAGTCGTGA
- a CDS encoding TIGR01244 family sulfur transferase — protein sequence MDIRTLSPDFAVSPQIHPSDLEAIKAEGFTHIICNRPEMESMPGDKPSDIEAAAKDAGLSFSDNPVVMGQLTMENVAGQQVEGKVLAYCASGTRSAIVWGLAQAGKQPTPRILAALEQAGFPMPHMGPQIDALAKG from the coding sequence ATGGACATCCGCACGCTTTCCCCCGACTTCGCCGTCAGCCCGCAAATCCATCCCTCCGATCTCGAGGCGATCAAGGCCGAGGGCTTCACCCATATCATCTGCAACCGCCCCGAAATGGAAAGCATGCCCGGCGATAAGCCCTCTGACATCGAGGCCGCTGCGAAAGACGCAGGGCTCAGCTTTTCGGACAACCCGGTGGTGATGGGGCAGCTGACCATGGAAAACGTCGCGGGCCAGCAGGTCGAGGGCAAGGTTCTCGCCTATTGCGCATCTGGCACACGGTCGGCCATCGTGTGGGGGCTGGCGCAGGCGGGCAAGCAACCGACCCCGCGCATTCTGGCGGCGTTGGAACAAGCTGGCTTCCCCATGCCCCATATGGGGCCACAAATCGACGCGTTGGCGAAAGGTTAG
- a CDS encoding DUF6691 family protein yields MRVLVSLLAGGLFGAGLLVSGMTDTRKVIGWLDIFGAWDPTLAFVMGGAIIPMFFAWRLAEARGTAPARPETRLSPDLIAGSVLFGAGWGLAGLCPGPAVASLSFGGWNGALFFASMCAGMAALPPVRKLWTGPPAHSI; encoded by the coding sequence ATGAGGGTTCTGGTTTCTCTTCTCGCAGGCGGGCTCTTCGGGGCCGGATTGCTGGTCTCCGGCATGACCGATACGCGCAAGGTGATCGGCTGGCTCGACATTTTCGGCGCGTGGGATCCGACGCTGGCCTTCGTGATGGGCGGGGCGATCATCCCGATGTTCTTCGCCTGGCGGCTGGCCGAAGCACGCGGCACAGCACCCGCGCGCCCCGAGACCAGATTGTCGCCGGACCTGATCGCAGGCTCGGTTCTGTTTGGCGCAGGGTGGGGGCTTGCGGGGCTGTGTCCCGGGCCCGCGGTGGCTTCGCTGTCCTTTGGCGGGTGGAACGGGGCGCTGTTCTTCGCCTCCATGTGCGCGGGCATGGCCGCCCTGCCCCCGGTTCGCAAGCTCTGGACGGGACCGCCTGCCCACAGTATCTGA
- a CDS encoding YeeE/YedE family protein — MPLDWMMGLVGGLMIGTAAAIYLLLGGRVMGASGILGGLVDGSGRAGERLAFVAGLIAVPAVIVAVQGGAQTHLTSNVATVVAAGLLVGFGTRLANGCTSGHGVCGISRLSPRGIVATLIYLLAGAVMVVAMRGLFQ, encoded by the coding sequence ATGCCACTGGATTGGATGATGGGACTTGTCGGTGGGCTGATGATCGGCACGGCGGCTGCGATTTACTTGCTGCTGGGCGGCCGGGTCATGGGGGCCTCGGGCATTTTGGGGGGCCTTGTCGACGGCTCCGGGCGCGCGGGCGAGAGGTTGGCCTTTGTCGCCGGACTGATCGCCGTGCCCGCTGTCATTGTCGCAGTGCAAGGCGGGGCTCAGACGCATTTGACCTCGAACGTCGCGACGGTTGTAGCTGCGGGGCTTTTGGTGGGCTTCGGCACCCGGTTGGCCAATGGCTGCACCTCGGGGCACGGCGTGTGCGGCATCTCGCGGCTCAGCCCGCGCGGCATCGTAGCGACGCTGATCTATTTGTTGGCGGGCGCGGTGATGGTCGTGGCGATGCGAGGACTATTCCAATGA
- a CDS encoding MBL fold metallo-hydrolase: protein MTPDVKAFFDEATNTASYVVRDPQGAACAIVDSVLDFDYASGRTDTASADEIIAYVQAEKLDVAWIIETHVHADHLSAAPYLQERLGGKIGIGAEITTVQDTFGKVFNEGTAFQRDGSQFDRLFVEGDSFHVGQMRADVLHTPGHTPACMTYVIGDAAFVGDTLFMPDFGTARCDFPGGSAGDLYDSIQKILALPDETRIFVCHDYKAPGRDEFAWETTVGAEKKSNVHIGGGVSREDFVALREGRDATLGMPKLIVPSLQVNMRAGNMPEPDKDGKVFLKVPVNGL from the coding sequence ATGACCCCCGACGTCAAAGCCTTCTTCGACGAGGCCACCAACACGGCCTCCTACGTGGTCCGAGACCCGCAAGGCGCGGCCTGCGCCATCGTGGATTCCGTGCTGGACTTCGACTACGCGTCCGGGCGCACGGATACCGCCTCTGCCGATGAGATCATCGCTTACGTGCAGGCCGAGAAGCTTGACGTGGCATGGATCATCGAGACCCATGTGCATGCCGACCACCTGTCCGCCGCGCCCTACTTGCAGGAGCGGCTTGGCGGCAAGATCGGCATAGGGGCCGAGATCACGACCGTGCAGGACACGTTCGGCAAGGTGTTCAATGAGGGCACGGCGTTCCAGCGGGACGGGTCACAGTTTGACCGCTTGTTTGTCGAGGGCGACAGCTTCCATGTGGGCCAGATGCGCGCGGATGTGCTGCACACGCCAGGCCACACGCCCGCCTGCATGACCTATGTGATCGGCGATGCGGCGTTCGTGGGCGACACGCTGTTCATGCCCGATTTCGGCACCGCGCGCTGCGATTTTCCCGGCGGCTCGGCGGGCGATCTCTATGATTCAATACAGAAGATCCTCGCGCTGCCCGACGAGACCCGCATCTTCGTGTGCCATGACTACAAGGCCCCGGGCCGCGACGAGTTTGCGTGGGAAACCACGGTTGGCGCAGAGAAAAAGTCGAATGTTCACATCGGCGGCGGCGTCAGCCGCGAGGACTTCGTGGCCCTGCGGGAGGGGCGCGACGCGACGCTGGGCATGCCCAAGCTGATCGTGCCGTCCCTGCAGGTCAACATGCGCGCGGGCAACATGCCGGAGCCGGATAAGGACGGCAAAGTGTTCTTGAAGGTGCCGGTGAACGGGCTGTGA
- a CDS encoding dienelactone hydrolase family protein, giving the protein MMEELRYTADVECVGTVFRPAGDGPRPVVLVAPAFGGVGPFSKSKAGYIASLGYIGVEVDYYGGGWRTDDRDAASAKMGELQADRPALGARMVAALKAARGLEGADPGRVAAIGFCLGGKAVLDLARSGEPLAGVVPIHGLFDAPEGGSAKMNTSVLALHGWDDPLATPDAVLALSQELNAVCDDWQMLAFGNTGHSFTNPAAQSPEDGMAYSAQADARAFAALEAFLVERFAKTA; this is encoded by the coding sequence ATGATGGAGGAGTTGCGCTACACGGCGGATGTCGAATGTGTCGGCACGGTCTTCCGACCGGCGGGCGACGGGCCGCGCCCGGTCGTATTGGTTGCGCCCGCCTTCGGTGGCGTCGGCCCGTTCTCGAAATCCAAGGCCGGCTACATCGCGTCGCTAGGCTACATCGGGGTCGAGGTCGACTATTACGGCGGCGGCTGGCGAACGGATGATCGCGATGCTGCCAGCGCGAAGATGGGCGAGTTGCAGGCCGACCGCCCTGCCCTCGGGGCACGGATGGTGGCGGCGCTGAAGGCCGCGCGCGGTCTGGAAGGCGCGGACCCAGGCCGGGTCGCGGCGATTGGGTTTTGCCTCGGCGGCAAGGCGGTGCTGGACCTCGCGCGCTCTGGCGAGCCCTTGGCAGGCGTCGTACCGATCCACGGCTTGTTCGACGCGCCGGAGGGCGGATCGGCCAAGATGAACACCTCGGTCCTGGCGTTGCATGGCTGGGACGATCCACTGGCGACCCCCGACGCGGTACTGGCCCTGTCCCAAGAGCTGAACGCGGTGTGCGACGACTGGCAGATGCTGGCCTTCGGCAACACCGGGCATTCCTTCACGAACCCCGCCGCGCAGTCGCCGGAAGACGGCATGGCCTATAGCGCGCAGGCCGATGCCCGCGCCTTCGCCGCGCTGGAGGCTTTTCTGGTGGAAAGGTTTGCGAAGACGGCTTGA
- a CDS encoding acyl-CoA dehydrogenase family protein: protein MDLGISARLAPVLREVADMVSNEIAPLDAEYFAQVEVGDRWTHNARQLEIIEGLKSKAKDAGLWNLWSPVTGHAFSTVEYAYLAEEMGKAHLAPETFNCNAPDTGNMEVFEKYGSDDMKSRWLEPLLAGEIRSAYLMTEPDVASSDATNIALSCVRDGDDYVLNGEKWWATGAGDPRCAVYIVMVRTATEGPRHQQHSMIVVPSDTPGIEKLRAMQVFGDDEAPHGHMHIRFTDVRVPASAMLLGEGRGFEIAQGRLGPGRIHHCMRAIGMAEKALALMSRRALAREAFGKPLAQLGGNFDYIANARMQIEQARLLCLKAAWMMDQGDARAAAPWISQIKVEAPRIALEITDQAMQMHGAAGISQDTPLARQWAHLRTLRLADGPDAVHRRQVARAELKKYTQEKI, encoded by the coding sequence ATGGATCTAGGCATCAGTGCACGGCTCGCCCCCGTGCTGCGCGAGGTTGCGGACATGGTCTCGAACGAGATCGCCCCGCTCGACGCCGAGTATTTCGCGCAAGTCGAGGTGGGGGACCGCTGGACCCACAACGCGCGGCAGCTTGAAATCATCGAGGGGTTGAAGAGCAAGGCGAAAGACGCGGGGCTGTGGAACCTGTGGTCGCCCGTGACCGGCCACGCCTTTTCGACAGTGGAATACGCCTATCTGGCCGAGGAGATGGGCAAGGCACATCTGGCCCCCGAGACCTTCAACTGCAACGCGCCGGACACCGGCAACATGGAGGTGTTCGAGAAATACGGCTCCGACGACATGAAGTCGCGCTGGCTGGAGCCGCTTTTGGCGGGCGAGATCAGGTCGGCCTACCTTATGACGGAGCCCGATGTTGCGTCCTCCGACGCCACGAATATCGCGCTGTCCTGTGTGCGGGACGGCGATGACTACGTTCTGAATGGCGAGAAATGGTGGGCGACCGGCGCAGGCGATCCGCGTTGTGCGGTCTACATCGTCATGGTGCGCACGGCGACGGAGGGGCCGCGCCACCAGCAGCATTCGATGATTGTTGTGCCCTCGGACACGCCCGGTATCGAGAAGCTGCGCGCGATGCAGGTCTTTGGCGACGACGAGGCCCCCCATGGCCACATGCATATCCGCTTCACCGATGTCCGCGTGCCCGCCTCTGCCATGCTACTGGGCGAGGGTCGCGGCTTCGAGATCGCCCAAGGGCGGCTTGGGCCGGGACGTATCCACCATTGCATGCGCGCCATTGGCATGGCGGAGAAGGCGCTGGCGCTGATGAGCCGCCGCGCCTTGGCCCGCGAAGCGTTCGGCAAACCACTGGCGCAGCTGGGCGGCAATTTCGACTACATCGCCAACGCTCGGATGCAGATCGAGCAGGCGCGATTGTTGTGCCTGAAGGCGGCGTGGATGATGGATCAGGGCGACGCGCGGGCCGCCGCGCCGTGGATCAGCCAGATCAAGGTCGAAGCCCCGCGCATCGCGCTCGAGATCACCGATCAGGCCATGCAGATGCACGGCGCTGCCGGCATCAGCCAGGACACGCCGCTCGCGCGGCAATGGGCGCATCTGCGCACCTTGCGTCTGGCCGATGGCCCGGACGCGGTGCACCGCCGACAGGTCGCCCGGGCGGAGCTGAAGAAATACACGCAGGAGAAGATATGA
- a CDS encoding phosphotransferase — protein sequence MGGAAELTIKDVAPYLAEQVPDLGGVQRLDKFSTGQSNPTYKLVCDSGAYVLRAKPPGVLLRSAHLVEREYQVMRALALTDVPVPRMVHLATDETSPIGRAFFVMDFLDGRIFWDPALPELDPDARGQIYTAMADTLAALHSVDVDAVGLSDFGKPGNYFARQTDRWSRQYVASVETPDRGMTGLMAWLELHQPEDDGQVALVHGDYRLDNMIFAPQAPDVIGLLDWELATLGHPLADLAYQCMQWRLPHAGGMRGLGGVDRAAHGLPDEDAYVARYCAARGIARPDNWAFYLVFSYFRLASILQGVVARAEGGNASNPEAGRKYAAAIPVLIKQAVDIAQEASEKAL from the coding sequence ATGGGTGGAGCCGCGGAATTAACCATTAAGGATGTCGCGCCGTATCTGGCGGAGCAGGTGCCGGACCTGGGGGGCGTGCAGCGGCTCGACAAGTTCTCCACCGGGCAATCGAACCCGACCTACAAGCTGGTCTGCGACAGCGGCGCGTATGTGTTGCGCGCCAAGCCGCCGGGGGTTCTGCTGCGCTCTGCCCACCTCGTCGAGCGGGAATATCAGGTGATGCGGGCGCTCGCCCTCACGGATGTGCCCGTGCCCCGCATGGTGCATCTGGCGACCGACGAAACCTCGCCCATCGGCCGCGCCTTCTTCGTCATGGATTTTCTCGACGGGCGCATCTTCTGGGATCCGGCTTTGCCGGAGCTGGACCCGGACGCACGCGGACAGATTTATACGGCAATGGCCGACACGCTCGCGGCGCTCCACAGCGTGGATGTCGACGCCGTTGGGCTGTCTGACTTCGGCAAACCCGGAAACTACTTTGCGCGCCAGACCGACCGGTGGTCGCGGCAATACGTGGCCTCGGTCGAGACGCCGGACCGCGGCATGACCGGCCTGATGGCCTGGCTGGAACTGCATCAGCCCGAGGATGATGGGCAGGTCGCGTTGGTCCATGGCGACTACCGGCTCGACAACATGATTTTCGCGCCGCAAGCCCCTGACGTCATTGGACTTCTGGATTGGGAGCTGGCGACGCTCGGGCACCCGCTCGCGGACTTGGCCTATCAATGCATGCAATGGCGGCTGCCGCATGCGGGCGGCATGCGCGGGCTTGGCGGCGTGGACCGGGCAGCGCATGGGCTGCCTGACGAGGACGCCTACGTGGCGCGCTACTGCGCCGCACGCGGCATCGCGCGGCCCGACAACTGGGCGTTTTATCTGGTGTTCAGCTACTTCCGGCTCGCCTCGATCCTGCAAGGCGTGGTCGCGCGGGCCGAGGGTGGCAACGCGTCGAACCCGGAGGCCGGTCGGAAATACGCCGCCGCCATCCCGGTGCTGATCAAACAGGCGGTGGACATAGCGCAGGAAGCAAGCGAAAAAGCCCTATGA
- a CDS encoding 3-hydroxyacyl-CoA dehydrogenase NAD-binding domain-containing protein: MKQAPKHPVRLERQGSIALIVIENPPVNALGGAVRRGIAAALSAAEANPLVTAIVICANGRTFPAGADIREFNQPAQEPGLGQLCTMIETCSKPVVAALHGTALGGGLELAMGAHFRIASTDARVGLPEINLGILPGAGGTQRLPRLVGAELAMDMMLAGAPVSAGIAAEMGLIDRVTGGDLREAAVAFARELSMPHPTAEQRGQFSDANAYMAATKARRAELKQTGQASRAALKIIDCVEAALLVPIETGLEMERAAFEECLRSPESQGMRHAFFAERAAAKFPEDAPPRDISRIGIVGGGMMGAGIAIACLQRGFDVTLVEQGESGVNTALERIGTHYERAIAKGRLSEAQGAAALTHLQLTTKLDTLGDADVIIEAVGEDEELKLRILKEIGDQARQGAVLATNTSYLDLMRLAQATGRPNDTVGLHFFAPAQVNKLVEVAVHDDADASAVSTAQALVKRLGKVAVRAKVSSGVGAGYIGNRVLEAYRLAADILLEEGATPQQIDTAMRGFGFKMGPYQVADMSGLDIAHARRQSSPRDADARYVEIADKIVAQGWLGQKTHRGYYVYPEGARDGVPNGDVLKLIAAHRAENGITEQSFTEAEIRDTLLLTMVNAGAQLLTEGVAARPGDVDTVMIHGFGYPRSRGGPMFEADTTTPALIMRRLEALQAQAPNLWTPAPLLRELARERRKFADLN; the protein is encoded by the coding sequence ATGAAACAGGCTCCTAAACATCCCGTCCGGCTCGAGCGGCAGGGCAGCATCGCGCTCATCGTGATCGAAAATCCGCCGGTCAACGCCCTCGGTGGGGCCGTGCGGCGCGGGATCGCGGCTGCGTTGAGCGCGGCAGAGGCCAATCCGCTTGTGACGGCCATCGTGATCTGTGCCAACGGACGGACTTTCCCCGCCGGCGCCGATATCCGCGAGTTCAACCAGCCCGCGCAGGAACCCGGTCTGGGCCAGCTCTGCACCATGATCGAGACGTGCAGCAAGCCAGTCGTCGCAGCGCTGCACGGCACGGCGCTGGGCGGCGGGCTGGAGCTTGCGATGGGCGCGCATTTCCGCATCGCCTCAACCGACGCGCGCGTCGGCCTGCCCGAGATCAACCTTGGCATCCTGCCCGGCGCGGGCGGAACCCAGCGGCTGCCGCGCCTCGTGGGCGCGGAGCTTGCGATGGACATGATGCTGGCGGGCGCGCCGGTCAGCGCGGGCATCGCCGCCGAGATGGGGCTGATCGACCGCGTCACCGGCGGCGATCTGCGCGAGGCGGCGGTCGCCTTCGCGCGCGAGCTTTCCATGCCGCATCCCACTGCGGAGCAGCGCGGGCAATTCTCTGACGCGAACGCGTATATGGCCGCCACCAAAGCGCGTCGTGCGGAGCTTAAGCAAACAGGGCAGGCAAGCCGCGCGGCGCTGAAGATCATCGATTGCGTAGAAGCCGCCCTTCTGGTGCCGATCGAGACCGGGCTTGAGATGGAGCGCGCGGCGTTCGAGGAATGCCTCCGCTCCCCCGAAAGCCAGGGCATGCGCCACGCCTTCTTCGCCGAGCGCGCCGCCGCCAAGTTTCCCGAAGACGCGCCGCCACGCGACATCTCCCGCATCGGCATCGTCGGCGGCGGGATGATGGGGGCGGGTATCGCGATTGCATGTCTGCAGCGCGGCTTCGACGTCACACTGGTCGAGCAGGGCGAAAGCGGCGTGAACACGGCGCTCGAGCGGATCGGCACCCATTACGAGCGCGCCATCGCCAAGGGCCGCCTGTCCGAGGCGCAAGGTGCCGCCGCGCTGACGCATCTGCAGCTCACGACCAAGCTCGACACGCTGGGCGACGCCGATGTGATCATCGAGGCGGTGGGTGAGGATGAAGAGCTAAAGCTCAGAATTCTAAAGGAAATCGGCGATCAGGCGCGACAGGGCGCGGTGCTCGCGACCAATACGTCCTATCTTGATCTGATGCGCCTCGCGCAGGCCACTGGCAGGCCAAATGACACCGTGGGTCTGCATTTCTTCGCACCTGCGCAGGTGAACAAGCTGGTGGAGGTCGCCGTGCATGACGACGCCGACGCCTCCGCGGTGAGCACGGCGCAGGCGCTGGTCAAACGGTTGGGCAAGGTGGCCGTGCGGGCAAAAGTCTCAAGCGGCGTCGGCGCGGGATACATCGGCAACCGCGTGCTGGAGGCGTATCGGCTTGCGGCCGATATCTTGCTTGAAGAGGGCGCGACACCCCAGCAGATCGACACTGCGATGCGCGGTTTCGGCTTCAAGATGGGGCCGTATCAGGTCGCGGATATGTCGGGGCTCGACATCGCCCACGCCCGGCGTCAATCCAGCCCGCGCGATGCTGACGCGCGCTATGTCGAGATCGCCGACAAGATCGTGGCGCAGGGCTGGCTGGGGCAGAAGACCCATCGCGGCTACTACGTCTACCCGGAAGGCGCGCGCGACGGTGTGCCCAATGGCGATGTGCTGAAGCTGATTGCGGCGCATAGGGCCGAAAACGGTATCACGGAGCAGTCCTTTACCGAAGCCGAGATCCGCGACACGCTGTTGCTGACCATGGTCAATGCCGGAGCGCAGCTTCTCACCGAGGGTGTCGCCGCGCGCCCGGGCGACGTGGACACGGTGATGATTCACGGCTTCGGCTACCCGCGCAGCCGCGGCGGGCCGATGTTCGAGGCGGACACGACCACGCCCGCCCTGATCATGCGCAGGCTTGAGGCGTTACAGGCGCAAGCGCCGAATTTATGGACGCCCGCGCCGCTTCTGCGCGAGCTGGCCCGCGAGCGCCGCAAATTTGCTGATCTGAACTGA